A single region of the Cucumis melo cultivar AY chromosome 3, USDA_Cmelo_AY_1.0, whole genome shotgun sequence genome encodes:
- the LOC103488319 gene encoding auxin-responsive protein IAA29-like translates to MELQLGLSLPLHNHPNIHCKPAGGFEHHPLFVIENELPQTLPLLSWNDKPKDEDDPHHPKGTHFCNIQKKDEEKKQAVGWPPIESWRKKAFHWHTQPPQTIDNRRPIVADHQSNQNGGQNSLFVKVKMEGVAIARKLDLKLYHSHHSLKTALITMFTTNKGMDNNDWDFTLIYEDEDGDWMLAEDLPWNSFVESAQRLKILVRKRNKE, encoded by the exons ATGGAGCTACAACTTGGCCTTTCTCTTCCCCTTCACAACCACCCCAATATTCATTGCAAGCCAGCTGGTGGTTTTGAACATCATCCACTATTCGTTATTGAAAATGAGCTTCCTCAAACTTTGCCTTTGCTTTCTTGGAATGATAAGCCCAAGGATGAAGATGACCCTCACCACCCTaaaggaacacatttttgcaaCATTCAAAA GAAAGACGAAGAGAAGAAGCAAGCAGTAGGATGGCCACCCATTGAGTCATGGAGGAAGAAGGCCTTCCATTGGCACACTCAACCTCCGCAAACGATAGACAATCGTCGTCCTATAGTAGCAGATCATCAAAGTAACCAAAATGGTGGACAAAATTCATTATTCGTGAAAGTGAAAATGGAAGGGGTAGCAATAGCAAGGAAACTCGACTTAAAGCTCTATCACTCTCATCACTCTCTCAAAACTGCTCTCATCACCATGTTCACCACAA ATAAGGGAATGGATAACAACGATTGGGATTTTACGCTGATCTATGAAGACGAAGATGGTGATTGGATGCTTGCAGAAGATCTTCCATGGAA TTCCTTCGTCGAGTCTGCACAGCGCCTCAAGATTCTGGTTCGCAAGAGAAACAAAGAATGA
- the LOC103488321 gene encoding adenine phosphoribosyltransferase 5-like, with product MFAAENGLKGDPRLQGISQAIRVVPHFPKPGIMFQDITTLLLDHKAFKDTVDIFVDRYRGMNISVVAGVEARGFMFGPSIALSIGAKFVPLRKPRKLPGEVISEAYDLEYGTDCLEMQIDAVKTGERALVIDDLVATGGTLSAAIGLLERMGAEVVECACVVGLREVKGQRRLDGKPLYILVEPRQLDECF from the exons ATGTTTGCTGCAGAAAATGGTCTTAAGGGAGACCCCAGGCTTCAAGGCATCTCTCAAGCCATTAGAGTTGTTCCTCACTTCCCTAAGCCTG GGATAATGTTTCAAGATATTACTACGTTGTTGCTTGATCATAAGGCGTTTAAGGATACTGTCGACATTTTTGTAGATCGTTACAGGGGAATGAACATCTCTGTTGTCGCTg GTGTAGAAGCCAGAGGATTCATGTTTGGTCCTTCGATTGCTTTATCCATTGGAGCAAAGTTCGTTCCTTTACGCAAACCCAGAAAGCTTCCTG GTGAAGTAATATCAGAAGCTTATGATTTAGAGTATGGAACAGATTGCTTAGAAATGCAAATAGATGCTGTGAAAACTGGGGAACGTGCATTGGTTATTGATGATTTGGTGGCCACTGGTGGAACCTTATCGGCGGCAATCGGGCTTCTGG AACGGATGGGTGCTGAAGTGGTTGAATGTGCTTGTGTTGTCGGATTGCGCGAAGTTAAG GGACAGCGTAGGCTGGATGGAAAGCCACTTTATATCCTTGTTGAGCCACGTCAATTGGATGAATGTTTCTAA
- the LOC103488320 gene encoding ATP synthase subunit b', chloroplastic: MANVIMASSKPLSPPLSISNKTPKFSIPKTLTLIPQFLKNPQSISLSTSTLKSLSLFAATSLSFAPPSLAEEIEKAALFDFNLTLPIMMAQFLLLMVGLDKIYFSPLGKFMDERDAAIKEKLSSVKDTSEGVKQLDEQAAAVMRAARAEISAALNKMKKETQAEVEEKLAEGRKRIDAELQEALANLENQKAETIKSLDAQIAALSDEIVKKVLPV; encoded by the coding sequence ATGGCGAACGTTATCATGGCCTCTTCCAAACCCCTCTCCCCTCCTCTTTCCATCTCCAACAAAACCCCCAAATTCTCCATCCctaaaaccctaaccctaatccCACAATTCCTCAAAAACCCCCAATCCATCTCCCTCTCCACCTCCACTCTCAAATCCCTCTCCCTCTTCGCCGCCACATCTCTCTCCTTCGCTCCCCCTTCACTCGCTGAAGAGATCGAAAAGGCCGCTCTCTTCGACTTCAACCTCACTCTCCCTATCATGATGGCTCAATTCCTCCTCCTCATGGTCGGGCTCGACAAAATCTACTTCTCCCCACTCGGAAAATTCATGGATGAAAGAGACGCCGCCATTAAAGAGAAGCTGAGTAGCGTTAAAGACACCTCCGAGGGGGTCAAGCAGCTGGACGAACAAGCTGCCGCTGTCATGAGGGCTGCTAGAGCGGAGATTTCGGCGGCGCTTAATAAGATGAAGAAGGAAACTCAAGCGGAGGTGGAGGAGAAACTGGCGGAGGGGAGAAAGAGAATTGATGCGGAGTTGCAGGAAGCATTGGCGAATTTGGAGAATCAGAAAGCGGAAACCATTAAATCGCTTGATGCTCAAATTGCTGCTCTTAGTGATGAGATCGTCAAGAAGGTTCTTCCCGTTTAA
- the LOC103488322 gene encoding pEARLI1-like lipid transfer protein 1, with translation MASKSLSLPTILLLSLLLCSALATPCDQPKTKPAPSVPKKKPAIPKIIRPPAASSPAVQSSYCPKDTLKLGVCADILGIGSVVIGSPVSNECCALLSGLTDVEAAACLCTAIKANVLGINLDIPVSLSLLISSCQKTLPAGYQCK, from the coding sequence ATGGCTTCCAAATCTCTTTCTTTACCAACCATTCTGTTGCTCTCTCTTCTCCTTTGCTCAGCTCTGGCCACCCCATGCGACCAACCCAAAACCAAGCCAGCACCGTCAGTGCCCAAGAAAAAACCCGCCATCCCCAAAATAATCCGGCCACCGGCGGCATCTTCTCCGGCAGTACAATCGAGTTACTGTCCAAAAGACACCTTGAAGTTGGGCGTTTGTGCCGATATTCTTGGAATTGGGAGTGTCGTAATTGGGAGCCCTGTTTCGAACGAGTGCTGTGCTCTTCTTAGTGGGCTGACAGATGTTGAAGCTGCTGCTTGTCTTTGTACCGCCATTAAAGCCAATGTTCTTGGAATTAACTTGGATATCCCTGTTTCACTCAGTTTGCTCATCAGCTCTTGCCAAAAAACTCTTCCCGCTGGCTACCAGTGTAAATGA